The Lentzea guizhouensis genome contains a region encoding:
- a CDS encoding HNH endonuclease, with the protein MRATDDAGAVLNAEFEIEADGDHLALVMRSAGGKVAGSPHGRNHQYNLALELLLRRLRERGAVLQSGVVDSTAVRDLPESQRSIVDSPVVLAAEPDLEALRRKLGRAQGRIGRNPDGNATKQIRLRLRVPGYAADDVDRLAADLAQPADRGTAPDALALLQSLIGDPIETVTGNVNTITEVAPDHKRVRVTTERSPGGQWVDVADVQTGLERLHAQGSVLVNVEQLGHRSAFVGAVLATIPGTVVSLRPATITLHAPEFPVRIRRFPVLDGTAQVTTRKEQSELRRLLLRGRTAAPCDLCGHDYPEDFLVAAHIKKRSVCTDDERNDLANVAMLACRFGCDSLFELGHVTVDDTGRVRSWLEDGLGGRLRDHLEQLLGRSCSAHRTGSQPYFSWHRTNVYRGQ; encoded by the coding sequence ATGCGCGCAACAGACGACGCCGGGGCCGTGCTCAACGCCGAGTTCGAGATCGAGGCGGACGGCGACCACCTCGCGTTGGTCATGAGGAGCGCGGGCGGCAAGGTCGCCGGAAGCCCGCACGGCCGCAACCACCAGTACAACCTCGCTCTGGAGCTGTTGCTGCGCCGGCTTCGCGAGCGCGGCGCGGTGCTGCAGAGCGGGGTCGTCGACTCGACCGCGGTCAGGGACCTGCCCGAGTCCCAACGCTCGATCGTCGACTCCCCGGTCGTGCTGGCGGCGGAGCCGGACCTCGAGGCGTTGCGCAGGAAGCTGGGCCGCGCACAGGGGCGGATCGGCAGGAACCCCGACGGCAACGCCACCAAGCAGATCCGGCTCAGGCTGCGGGTGCCGGGGTACGCGGCAGACGACGTCGACCGGCTGGCCGCGGACCTGGCGCAGCCGGCCGACCGCGGTACGGCACCGGACGCGTTGGCCCTGCTGCAGTCCCTCATCGGCGATCCGATCGAGACGGTGACCGGCAACGTGAACACCATCACCGAGGTAGCGCCCGACCACAAGCGGGTGCGGGTGACCACCGAACGATCGCCCGGCGGTCAATGGGTCGACGTCGCCGATGTCCAGACCGGGCTTGAGAGGCTGCACGCCCAGGGATCGGTGCTCGTGAACGTCGAGCAGCTCGGCCACCGCTCCGCTTTCGTCGGAGCAGTGCTGGCGACCATCCCCGGCACCGTCGTCTCACTCCGGCCGGCCACCATCACGTTGCACGCCCCGGAGTTCCCGGTGCGCATCCGCCGGTTCCCCGTGCTCGACGGCACCGCGCAGGTCACCACCCGCAAGGAGCAAAGCGAACTGCGCCGGTTGCTGCTGCGTGGCCGCACCGCCGCACCCTGCGACCTGTGCGGCCACGACTACCCCGAGGACTTCCTCGTCGCGGCGCACATCAAGAAGCGGTCGGTGTGCACCGACGACGAACGCAACGACCTCGCCAACGTGGCCATGCTGGCGTGCAGGTTCGGCTGCGACAGCCTGTTCGAGCTGGGCCACGTCACCGTGGACGACACCGGACGGGTGCGGTCCTGGCTCGAGGACGGACTCGGCGGCCGGCTGCGTGACCACCTGGAGCAGCTGCTCGGACGCAGCTGCAGCGCACACCGCACCGGCTCGCAGCCGTACTTCTCCTGGCACCGCACCAACGTCTACCGCGGCCAGTGA
- a CDS encoding aldo/keto reductase has translation MHSTLVLGGDLPVHRLGFGAMRMPANDPAAAHALARRAVGLGVTFFDTADSYDLGRNEELLAEALHPYPDDVVIGTKAGQCHPGDEWIPLGRPEYLRQQAELSLRRLRVERIDLFQLHRVDPAVPLADQIGALRQLQDEGKVRHVGLSEVSVDQIAEAQRITPIVSVQNRYNLVDRRWEDVLVHCERSGIAFLPWLPIAPSVRPDSPVAEVARRLGATAAQVALAWLLRRSEVMLPIPGTSSPRHLQENVRAVDVELSEEDFDRLSPSPAPTTTR, from the coding sequence GTGCACTCGACTCTCGTCCTCGGCGGCGACCTCCCGGTCCACCGCCTGGGTTTCGGCGCCATGCGGATGCCCGCGAACGACCCGGCCGCGGCGCACGCCCTGGCCCGCCGCGCGGTCGGCCTCGGCGTCACCTTCTTCGACACCGCCGACTCCTACGACCTCGGCCGCAACGAGGAGCTGCTGGCCGAAGCACTGCACCCGTACCCGGACGACGTGGTGATCGGCACCAAGGCGGGTCAGTGCCACCCCGGCGACGAGTGGATCCCGCTGGGCCGTCCCGAGTACCTGCGGCAGCAGGCCGAGCTGAGCCTGCGCCGGCTGCGGGTCGAGCGCATCGACCTGTTCCAGCTGCACCGGGTCGACCCGGCGGTGCCGCTGGCGGATCAGATCGGTGCGTTGCGGCAGCTGCAGGACGAGGGCAAGGTCCGGCACGTCGGGTTGTCCGAGGTCTCCGTCGACCAGATCGCCGAGGCGCAGCGGATCACCCCGATCGTCAGCGTGCAGAACCGGTACAACCTCGTCGACCGGCGCTGGGAGGACGTGCTGGTGCACTGCGAACGCAGCGGCATCGCGTTCCTGCCCTGGCTGCCGATCGCGCCCAGCGTGCGCCCGGACTCACCGGTGGCCGAGGTGGCCCGCCGGCTCGGCGCCACCGCGGCGCAGGTCGCGCTGGCGTGGCTGCTGCGCCGGTCCGAGGTCATGCTCCCCATCCCGGGCACGTCCTCCCCGCGGCACCTCCAGGAGAACGTCCGCGCGGTGGACGTCGAACTGTCCGAAGAGGACTTCGACCGGCTCAGCCCGTCTCCCGCTCCCACAACGACTCGGTGA
- a CDS encoding LysR family transcriptional regulator, which translates to MLNLERLRTLHAVSTTGSVRGAAEALHVTTSAVSQQLARLEREVGQRLLERQGRGIRLTDVGDLLAEHAGRLLQQVELVETDLAGHRGAVAGTLSVAAFATAARGLLPPVLHTLRQRHPDLSARLVELEPGEAIAQLRHADVDIAVVQDWPEEPLTVPAGISSAPVLEDVLDAALPDRHPFAGRSAIPLDELRDEDWVGWPSDELCHGWLEKTLRRNGIDRRIQHTASEHSTQLALVAAGLGVAIIPRLGRGPTPEGVRFVPLLPAPRRRVFALWRDSSTNRPACRAALRALQEAAQR; encoded by the coding sequence GTGTTGAACCTGGAACGCCTGCGGACGCTGCACGCGGTGTCCACGACGGGATCGGTCCGCGGCGCCGCCGAGGCACTGCACGTGACCACCTCGGCGGTGTCGCAGCAGCTGGCCAGGCTGGAACGCGAGGTCGGCCAGCGCCTGCTGGAACGGCAGGGCCGCGGCATCCGGCTGACCGACGTCGGCGACCTGCTCGCCGAGCACGCGGGCAGGCTGCTGCAGCAGGTCGAGCTCGTCGAGACCGACCTCGCCGGCCACCGCGGCGCCGTGGCCGGAACGCTCTCGGTCGCCGCGTTCGCCACCGCCGCCCGAGGCCTGCTGCCGCCGGTGCTGCACACGTTGCGGCAGCGGCACCCGGACCTGTCGGCACGACTCGTGGAACTGGAACCCGGCGAGGCGATCGCCCAGCTGCGCCACGCCGACGTCGACATCGCGGTGGTGCAGGACTGGCCGGAGGAGCCGCTCACCGTTCCCGCCGGCATCTCGTCCGCCCCGGTGCTGGAGGACGTCCTCGACGCGGCGCTACCCGACCGGCATCCGTTCGCCGGCCGGTCCGCAATCCCGCTGGACGAGCTGCGCGACGAGGACTGGGTGGGGTGGCCCAGCGACGAGCTCTGCCACGGCTGGCTGGAGAAGACGTTGCGCCGCAACGGGATCGACCGCCGCATCCAGCACACGGCCTCGGAGCACTCGACCCAGCTCGCCCTGGTGGCGGCGGGCCTCGGCGTCGCGATCATCCCCCGGCTCGGCCGCGGCCCCACCCCCGAGGGCGTCCGGTTCGTGCCACTGCTGCCGGCACCCCGCCGTCGGGTGTTCGCGTTGTGGCGCGACAGCAGCACGAACCGCCCCGCGTGCCGGGCGGCGTTGCGCGCTCTGCAGGAGGCCGCCCAGCGGTAG
- a CDS encoding SGNH/GDSL hydrolase family protein, with protein sequence MTSSRLTTLVLASALLSATACSDQAATAPTGPGLSSVLFAGDSIAVGEALPLAAAFQASGVGFESIAAEGGGNVVGPFAEENWPKISERITAAQADVVVYQLTTYDWGTEQEQRAAYEKLLGLVTGAGSKLAFVSAPPIRADDFYRPHLAELQRTPAVAKAVAQTAPGQAFFLDATAVWGETYQQVKDGKADRSADGIHTCPQGAARFTAWLVDELAEQPGGFTPAEPSAWANAGWSADKHFQGC encoded by the coding sequence ATGACCAGCTCACGGCTCACCACGCTCGTCCTCGCCTCTGCCCTGCTGTCCGCCACCGCCTGCTCGGACCAGGCCGCCACCGCACCGACAGGTCCGGGGCTGTCATCGGTGCTGTTCGCAGGCGACTCCATCGCGGTCGGCGAGGCACTGCCGCTCGCCGCCGCGTTCCAGGCCAGTGGTGTCGGCTTCGAGTCGATCGCCGCCGAGGGCGGTGGCAACGTCGTGGGCCCGTTCGCCGAGGAGAACTGGCCCAAGATCTCCGAACGGATCACCGCCGCGCAGGCGGACGTGGTGGTCTACCAGCTCACCACCTACGACTGGGGAACCGAGCAGGAGCAACGGGCCGCCTACGAGAAGCTGCTGGGCCTGGTGACCGGTGCCGGCTCGAAGCTCGCGTTCGTCTCCGCCCCGCCGATCCGCGCCGACGACTTCTACCGGCCGCACCTGGCCGAGCTGCAGCGCACGCCGGCCGTCGCGAAGGCGGTCGCGCAGACGGCTCCCGGCCAGGCGTTCTTCCTGGACGCGACCGCCGTGTGGGGCGAGACCTACCAGCAGGTGAAGGACGGGAAGGCCGACCGCAGCGCCGACGGGATCCACACCTGCCCGCAGGGCGCCGCGCGCTTCACAGCCTGGCTGGTGGACGAGCTGGCCGAGCAGCCGGGCGGGTTCACGCCGGCCGAGCCCAGCGCGTGGGCCAACGCCGGGTGGTCCGCGGACAAGCACTTCCAGGGCTGCTGA
- a CDS encoding alpha/beta hydrolase, whose product MTTMLHGCLADTDYFETRSSAGHAYGIWVTTPPGHDPATPLPAVYVLDGNWAVGMTAPLIVTQRDPMQRIQPYLQVSVGYAGEEAQHWDRLRNRDLVPPGEPVAQEFIDAVEMGVDTGAMTRAQADAYLAELRDSRADAFLGFLTEELHPRIERDYGTAADGHGLFGYSYGGLFSLYAWLSGSGLFDSVGAGSPGVVSEGSRVFAQLREMGDRPFAAKLHVTVNEQELLGELAVYRNLARNTADVLHRLASRGGAVTSAVLRETHVTGLQASFLSYLRTCRAL is encoded by the coding sequence ATGACCACCATGCTGCACGGCTGCCTCGCCGACACCGACTACTTCGAAACCCGCTCCAGCGCCGGCCACGCCTACGGCATCTGGGTCACCACCCCACCCGGCCACGACCCCGCCACACCGCTGCCCGCCGTGTACGTGCTCGACGGCAACTGGGCCGTGGGCATGACGGCCCCGCTGATCGTGACCCAGCGCGACCCGATGCAGCGCATCCAGCCCTACCTGCAGGTCAGCGTGGGCTACGCGGGCGAGGAGGCGCAGCACTGGGACCGGCTGCGCAACAGGGACCTGGTGCCACCCGGCGAACCGGTCGCTCAGGAGTTCATCGACGCCGTGGAGATGGGAGTCGACACGGGGGCGATGACACGTGCCCAGGCCGATGCTTATCTGGCGGAACTGCGCGACAGTCGGGCCGATGCGTTTCTGGGCTTTCTGACCGAGGAGCTGCATCCGCGGATCGAACGGGACTACGGCACTGCTGCCGATGGTCACGGGCTGTTCGGGTACTCCTACGGCGGGCTGTTCAGCCTGTACGCCTGGCTGTCCGGCAGCGGGCTCTTCGACAGTGTCGGGGCGGGGAGCCCAGGGGTGGTCAGTGAGGGGTCTCGGGTGTTCGCGCAGCTGCGGGAGATGGGGGATCGTCCGTTCGCTGCGAAGCTCCATGTGACGGTGAACGAGCAGGAGCTGCTTGGAGAGTTGGCTGTCTATCGGAACCTTGCGAGGAACACGGCTGATGTTCTGCATCGGCTGGCTTCGCGTGGGGGTGCTGTTACCAGTGCGGTGTTGCGGGAGACGCATGTGACCGGGTTGCAGGCGTCGTTCTTGAGCTATCTGAGGACCTGCCGCGCGTTGTGA
- a CDS encoding sensor histidine kinase: MRWWPRGLRPRLLVAFVLVTVLGAAAAAWAGAGSASAALVRSAEQRLAGTVTGQITAVTPGLTHPPDQEALERLRTAVGPDTVVTYEGLVSADGPDRTTDELRAAVRTRHRLVTQRVTAEGTSWLLVGTPVVITAPDGSRTPSGIEVYAARDLTAVEQEITGIVRTAVLTAALALPLAVVLALLAAASVLRPVRDLRDTARRLAAGDMDARSQPQGADELADLTATVNTMAESVQTTMAAMHRMQTDARRFAADVSHELRTPLSTLTAVVEVLAMSADGMEPDARESARLAIIETKRLVRLVEDLMEVSRFDAGTAVLRLEDVDVSAAVRACLHARRWLGEMELVTPPVVWARLDRRRLDVVVANLVGNALRHGAPPVRVRVSEVGGQVLVEVTDSGPGVPEEVLPHVFDRFYKADAARTRTPGSGLGLAIALENARLHGGGITAANRAGGGARFVVRLPKEGRG, from the coding sequence ATGCGCTGGTGGCCGCGAGGGCTGCGGCCGCGGTTGCTGGTCGCGTTCGTGCTGGTGACGGTGCTCGGCGCGGCGGCTGCGGCGTGGGCGGGCGCGGGATCGGCGAGCGCGGCCCTCGTCCGGTCGGCCGAACAGCGGCTCGCCGGGACGGTCACCGGCCAGATCACCGCGGTCACGCCGGGGCTGACCCACCCGCCGGACCAGGAGGCGCTGGAACGGTTGCGCACCGCCGTCGGGCCGGACACGGTCGTCACCTACGAGGGGCTCGTGTCGGCGGACGGACCCGACCGGACCACCGACGAGCTCCGCGCCGCCGTGCGCACCCGGCACCGGCTGGTCACCCAGCGCGTGACCGCGGAGGGCACGTCCTGGTTGCTCGTCGGCACGCCGGTGGTGATCACCGCACCCGACGGGTCGCGCACGCCGTCCGGGATCGAGGTCTACGCCGCCCGCGACCTCACGGCCGTGGAGCAGGAGATCACCGGCATCGTCAGGACGGCGGTGCTCACCGCCGCGCTGGCGTTGCCGCTCGCGGTGGTGCTGGCGCTGCTGGCCGCGGCGAGCGTGCTGCGCCCGGTGCGCGACCTGCGGGACACCGCCCGGCGCCTGGCCGCGGGCGACATGGACGCGCGGTCCCAGCCGCAGGGCGCCGACGAGCTCGCCGACCTGACGGCGACCGTCAACACGATGGCCGAGTCCGTGCAGACGACGATGGCGGCGATGCACCGCATGCAGACCGACGCGCGGAGGTTCGCCGCGGACGTGTCGCACGAGCTGCGCACGCCGTTGAGCACCCTGACCGCCGTGGTGGAGGTGCTGGCGATGTCCGCCGACGGGATGGAGCCCGACGCGCGGGAGTCGGCGCGGCTCGCGATCATCGAGACCAAGCGGCTGGTCCGGCTGGTCGAGGACCTGATGGAGGTGTCCCGCTTCGACGCCGGCACCGCGGTGCTGCGGCTGGAGGACGTGGACGTCAGCGCGGCCGTGCGGGCCTGTCTGCACGCCCGGCGCTGGCTCGGCGAGATGGAACTGGTGACGCCTCCGGTGGTGTGGGCGCGACTCGACCGGCGCCGCCTGGACGTCGTGGTGGCCAACCTCGTGGGCAACGCGCTGCGGCACGGCGCGCCGCCGGTGCGCGTGCGTGTGTCCGAAGTGGGCGGACAGGTGCTGGTCGAGGTGACGGACAGTGGACCGGGCGTGCCGGAGGAGGTGCTGCCGCACGTGTTCGACCGGTTCTACAAGGCTGACGCGGCCCGCACCCGCACGCCCGGCAGCGGCTTGGGGCTCGCGATCGCGCTGGAGAACGCACGACTGCACGGCGGCGGGATCACCGCGGCCAACCGGGCTGGTGGTGGCGCGCGGTTCGTGGTGCGGCTGCCGAAGGAGGGACGCGGGTGA
- a CDS encoding response regulator transcription factor, with the protein MAAILLIEDDPLVRRGLELALSRHGHAVRSAPTGEDGLREFRSSTPDIVVLDLMLPGVDGVEVCRRIRAQGEVPVIMLTARGDDFDVVGGLAAGADDYVVKPAQPTVLDARIRAVLRRTTAVTDDVRLFGELRIDTAGLTVTLRGEPVPLTPTELRFLLTVSRAPGRVLSREQLLLEVWEHDYLGDSRLVDNCVQRLRAKIEDDPAAPRYVQTVRGFGYRFGPV; encoded by the coding sequence GTGGCGGCCATTCTGCTCATCGAGGACGATCCGCTGGTCAGGCGCGGGCTGGAGCTCGCGCTGAGCAGGCACGGCCACGCCGTCCGGTCCGCTCCCACCGGCGAGGACGGCCTGCGGGAGTTCCGTTCCTCCACTCCGGACATCGTGGTGCTCGACCTGATGCTGCCGGGTGTCGACGGTGTCGAGGTGTGCCGGCGGATCCGCGCGCAGGGCGAGGTCCCGGTGATCATGCTGACCGCGCGGGGCGACGACTTCGACGTCGTCGGTGGCCTGGCCGCGGGTGCGGACGACTACGTGGTGAAGCCCGCGCAGCCGACGGTGCTCGACGCCAGGATCAGGGCGGTGCTGCGGCGCACCACCGCCGTGACCGACGACGTCCGGCTGTTCGGTGAGCTGCGCATTGACACCGCCGGGCTCACGGTGACGTTGCGCGGGGAGCCGGTGCCGTTGACGCCGACCGAGCTGCGCTTCCTGCTGACCGTGTCGCGGGCGCCCGGCCGCGTGCTCAGCCGGGAGCAGCTGCTGCTGGAGGTGTGGGAGCACGACTACCTCGGCGACTCGCGGCTCGTCGACAACTGCGTCCAACGGCTGCGCGCGAAGATCGAGGACGACCCGGCGGCACCCCGCTACGTGCAGACCGTGCGCGGCTTCGGGTACCGGTTCGGGCCGGTCTGA
- a CDS encoding metal-dependent hydrolase family protein, with amino-acid sequence MARFEVVGATVVDGSGRDPADVDVTVEDGRIAALGTSGAHGERLDAGGLTMTPGLIDAHVHLGLSSPIQPQFSFQLSAAEIAADIFATAGATLDAGFTTVRDTGGIDGGVVTTIAKGKVRGPRVLSCGPVQCQIGGHGYYGAAWEPTELWNSHHIPGLAALSTMSGNADELRANVREAFRRGASFLKLCVTGGVVGAHDRLTDTQFTVEEIAVAVQEAAARGTYVTVHAHNNEGIRNAVEAGARCVEHGTDIDEPTAILMATHGVALVPTFAVVEHLLHDPAQAGLDESARSRAQGVRERMTRALATAKQAGVRIGLGSDLIGPAQHRRGEELRLRAHLETPMDTLVSATKTNAEILGLSGQVGVIAPGLQADLVLWNGNPLEDPALFADPANAIVVVQSGRVVKDLR; translated from the coding sequence GTGGCACGTTTTGAGGTGGTCGGCGCGACGGTCGTCGACGGATCGGGTCGTGACCCCGCCGACGTCGACGTCACGGTCGAGGACGGGCGCATCGCCGCGCTCGGCACCTCCGGCGCCCACGGCGAGCGGCTCGACGCCGGCGGCCTGACGATGACGCCCGGCCTGATCGACGCCCACGTCCACCTGGGCCTGTCGAGCCCGATCCAGCCGCAGTTCTCGTTCCAGCTCAGCGCCGCCGAGATCGCGGCGGACATCTTCGCCACGGCCGGCGCGACGCTCGACGCGGGCTTCACGACCGTGCGCGACACCGGCGGCATCGACGGCGGCGTCGTCACGACGATCGCGAAGGGCAAGGTCAGGGGACCGCGCGTGCTGTCGTGCGGACCGGTGCAGTGCCAGATCGGCGGCCACGGCTACTACGGAGCCGCCTGGGAACCCACCGAGCTGTGGAACAGCCACCACATCCCGGGCCTGGCGGCACTGTCCACGATGTCCGGCAACGCGGACGAGCTGCGGGCCAACGTCCGCGAGGCCTTCCGCCGCGGTGCCTCGTTCCTGAAGCTCTGCGTGACCGGCGGCGTGGTCGGCGCGCACGACCGGCTGACCGACACCCAGTTCACCGTCGAGGAGATCGCCGTGGCGGTCCAGGAAGCCGCCGCCCGCGGCACCTACGTGACGGTCCACGCCCACAACAACGAAGGCATCCGCAACGCTGTCGAGGCCGGCGCGCGCTGCGTCGAGCACGGCACCGACATCGACGAACCCACAGCCATCCTGATGGCCACGCACGGCGTCGCCCTCGTACCCACGTTCGCCGTCGTCGAACACCTGCTGCACGACCCGGCCCAAGCCGGCCTCGACGAATCGGCCCGTTCGCGCGCCCAGGGCGTGCGCGAACGGATGACGCGCGCCCTCGCCACCGCCAAGCAGGCCGGCGTGCGCATCGGCCTGGGCTCCGACCTCATCGGCCCGGCCCAGCACCGCCGCGGCGAAGAGCTCAGGCTGCGCGCCCACCTCGAAACACCGATGGACACCCTCGTGTCCGCCACCAAGACCAACGCCGAGATCCTCGGCCTGAGCGGCCAGGTGGGCGTCATCGCCCCCGGCCTGCAGGCCGACCTCGTGCTCTGGAACGGCAACCCGCTCGAAGACCCGGCCCTGTTCGCCGACCCCGCCAACGCCATCGTCGTCGTCCAGTCAGGACGCGTTGTGAAGGACCTCCGATGA
- a CDS encoding acyltransferase family protein, with amino-acid sequence MSSLDGLRGVAVLGVLLFHADLLPGGFLGVDLFFALSGYLITGLLLREVAATGTVSLVAFWGRRVRRLFPALATVLVVVTLVVWGFAADDVVRTTLDDGPWVQANLQNWHLLAESASYWDRFGGGRVFEHLWSIAVEEQFYLVWPVVVVLLARGGRRAGHRVAVAAALVSVASLGVMVVLLDAADPTRAYTGTDTRAFSLLLGAVVATPPVREALGRAVGRWTGVVLLLLVAGIGTMWALADGTSSVWLFTGGLFAHSLASAVLIALCARASDVPVLSWRPLRWFGEISYSLYLWHWPVFVLAAATSSWVRTVVAFGVSIALAAVTRYLVEDPIRFRAGWAVGGSGLVAFVLAMVGLVLLWVFLPAPAPPQVDVTRLG; translated from the coding sequence GTGTCCTCGTTGGACGGTCTGCGCGGTGTCGCCGTGCTCGGTGTGCTGTTGTTCCACGCGGACCTGCTGCCCGGCGGGTTCCTGGGCGTGGACCTGTTCTTCGCGTTGTCCGGCTACCTGATCACCGGCCTGCTGCTGCGGGAGGTGGCGGCGACGGGCACGGTGTCGCTCGTCGCGTTCTGGGGCAGGCGGGTTCGCCGGTTGTTCCCGGCGCTGGCGACCGTGCTCGTCGTCGTGACCCTGGTGGTGTGGGGGTTCGCGGCGGATGACGTCGTGCGCACGACGCTCGACGACGGGCCGTGGGTGCAGGCCAACCTGCAGAACTGGCACCTGCTGGCGGAGTCGGCGAGCTACTGGGACCGGTTCGGTGGCGGGCGGGTGTTCGAGCACCTGTGGAGCATCGCGGTCGAAGAGCAGTTCTACCTGGTGTGGCCGGTCGTCGTGGTGCTGCTCGCCCGGGGTGGGCGGCGTGCGGGGCACCGGGTCGCGGTGGCCGCCGCGCTCGTCTCGGTCGCTTCGCTCGGGGTGATGGTCGTGTTGCTCGACGCCGCCGACCCCACCCGCGCCTACACCGGTACGGACACGAGGGCGTTCTCGTTGTTGCTGGGCGCGGTGGTGGCGACGCCTCCGGTCCGGGAGGCGTTGGGGCGTGCGGTCGGGCGGTGGACCGGTGTCGTGCTGCTGTTGCTGGTGGCGGGGATCGGCACCATGTGGGCGCTCGCGGACGGCACGAGCTCGGTGTGGCTGTTCACCGGCGGGTTGTTCGCGCACTCGCTGGCTTCGGCGGTGCTGATCGCCTTGTGCGCGCGGGCATCGGATGTGCCGGTGTTGTCGTGGCGGCCACTGCGGTGGTTCGGGGAGATCTCCTACAGCCTCTACCTGTGGCACTGGCCGGTGTTCGTGCTGGCCGCCGCGACCAGCAGCTGGGTCAGGACCGTGGTGGCGTTCGGGGTGTCCATCGCCCTGGCGGCGGTGACGAGGTACCTGGTCGAGGACCCGATCCGGTTCCGGGCGGGCTGGGCGGTCGGCGGGAGCGGGCTGGTCGCGTTCGTCCTGGCGATGGTCGGGCTGGTGCTGCTGTGGGTGTTCCTGCCCGCTCCGGCGCCGCCGCAGGTCGACGTCACCCGCCTGGGGTGA
- a CDS encoding TetR/AcrR family transcriptional regulator: MTLSSSERKGDARERLLARLLDAFGEALPPPETSLREIAARTGTSHALLRYHFGSLAGVLAAVLRAQRARDNEALFEVARQGTFDELVRAIWQTYTRPEQLSRVRGFFHVAGLAAYRPEDFPELVDSLDDLTKALASLARDEGLGTEEALTTATVTIAAMRGLLLQEVLGSPVRSPDAVELILRMRRS, from the coding sequence GTGACCCTGTCAAGTTCGGAACGCAAGGGCGACGCCCGGGAACGACTGCTGGCCCGGCTCCTCGACGCCTTCGGTGAGGCCCTCCCACCACCGGAGACGTCGCTGCGCGAGATCGCCGCGCGGACCGGGACCAGCCACGCCCTGCTGCGGTACCACTTCGGGTCGCTCGCCGGCGTCCTGGCGGCGGTGCTGCGGGCGCAGCGGGCGCGCGACAACGAGGCACTGTTCGAGGTCGCGCGGCAGGGCACGTTCGACGAGCTCGTGCGGGCGATCTGGCAGACCTACACCCGCCCGGAGCAGCTGTCGCGGGTCCGCGGCTTCTTCCACGTCGCGGGGCTGGCCGCGTACCGGCCGGAGGACTTCCCGGAGCTCGTCGACTCGCTCGACGACCTGACGAAGGCGCTGGCCTCGCTCGCGCGGGACGAAGGGCTGGGTACCGAGGAGGCGCTGACCACCGCCACGGTCACCATCGCGGCCATGCGCGGCCTGCTGCTGCAGGAGGTGCTGGGGTCGCCGGTCCGCTCGCCGGACGCGGTGGAGCTGATCCTGCGCATGCGCCGATCGTGA